One Fibrobacter sp. DNA segment encodes these proteins:
- a CDS encoding ABC transporter ATP-binding protein: protein MRGIYDEEHSGNRLFNREVLGLLLKYIFRYKRDLLIATSLVAVITSVTLSVPFIAGIIVDKAIVKQGYMLFKNKLQDDPAMKKVLKGSVYLSTDTLFVFQSGLSGFSQEQIRTLAENGVISSDKYILVSLPHLSNSDPLQARIETARKKDFLLGFENGMMLLRQNASSYFTTEEIIRLRSSDFHLVSLLVLLTIFLFFIRFISSYLQTLSLVKLSQKAMRDLRSDLYSHMMSLEVSFFDGNPVGRLVNRITNDIESLNEMFSSVLIILLQDLLIIASIVTVMYLTDLRLALIVSITFPPLLAVVLLFRSCARKAYRMIRTRIADLNSFLNENISNMRIVKIFVREIRQLEKFRSVNDQVFRAYSRQLTIYAVFRPLIDFFRWFAVGCLIFFGAKFILQDSVSYGVLVMFLAYIGSVFEPIGELAEKFDILQSATASGEKILSVFKTSSRSERSPAPAMKSPSPLFKGEIVFDDVWFSYIPGEPVLQGVSFSVPAGSTLAIVGESGSGKSTIINLLCRFYPLQKGRILIDGIDINELPIEELRSNMAAVMQDVFLFSRSVQENITLGKEYEQWRFEEVSKLTHADRLLSRLPSGPKFQVAERGSTFSAGEKQLLAFTRALYFNPSILILDEATSNIDTETELLIQDAISRIVRNRTSIVVAHRLSTIRNADRILLLSEGRIAESGSHTELINRRGLYYDLCRLQFEHH, encoded by the coding sequence GTGAGAGGGATATACGACGAAGAGCACAGCGGAAACCGCCTCTTTAACAGGGAGGTTCTGGGACTGCTGTTGAAATATATCTTCAGGTATAAAAGAGATCTCCTCATCGCGACATCCCTGGTGGCTGTTATTACATCCGTCACACTCTCTGTCCCTTTCATCGCAGGAATCATAGTCGATAAGGCGATCGTAAAGCAGGGATACATGCTTTTCAAAAACAAACTGCAGGATGATCCTGCCATGAAAAAGGTGCTGAAAGGTTCAGTGTATCTCAGCACAGACACCCTGTTTGTTTTCCAGAGCGGGCTTTCCGGTTTTTCGCAGGAGCAGATAAGAACTCTGGCAGAAAACGGAGTTATTTCCTCAGACAAGTACATCCTTGTCAGCTTACCGCACCTAAGTAATTCAGATCCGCTGCAGGCCAGGATAGAAACGGCCAGAAAGAAAGATTTTCTGCTTGGGTTTGAAAACGGGATGATGCTTCTGCGGCAGAATGCATCGTCATATTTTACAACTGAAGAGATAATACGGCTCCGTTCATCCGATTTTCATCTTGTAAGCCTTCTGGTGCTGCTTACCATCTTCCTGTTCTTCATCCGCTTTATTTCATCGTACCTGCAGACTCTGTCCCTTGTAAAACTTTCCCAGAAGGCGATGCGGGATCTCCGGAGTGATCTTTACAGTCATATGATGTCCCTTGAAGTCTCGTTCTTCGACGGCAATCCGGTGGGACGGCTGGTTAACAGGATTACAAACGATATCGAGTCTCTGAACGAGATGTTCTCATCTGTACTAATCATACTCCTGCAGGATCTCCTTATTATCGCAAGTATTGTCACTGTCATGTATCTTACAGATTTGCGCCTCGCATTGATTGTAAGTATCACATTTCCCCCGCTTCTTGCAGTGGTTCTTCTCTTCCGCTCCTGTGCCAGGAAAGCTTACCGTATGATAAGAACCAGAATAGCGGATCTGAACTCTTTTCTCAATGAAAACATCTCCAATATGCGGATAGTAAAGATTTTTGTCAGAGAAATCAGGCAGCTCGAGAAATTCCGTTCCGTAAACGACCAGGTTTTCCGGGCATACAGCAGACAATTGACGATCTACGCAGTTTTCAGGCCTCTGATCGATTTTTTCAGGTGGTTTGCAGTTGGATGTCTGATTTTTTTCGGTGCGAAATTCATTCTTCAGGACAGCGTTTCCTATGGTGTACTGGTCATGTTTCTGGCATACATTGGAAGCGTATTTGAACCTATTGGTGAACTGGCTGAAAAGTTTGATATTCTTCAGAGCGCAACAGCATCCGGAGAAAAGATCCTCTCTGTTTTTAAAACATCATCGCGAAGTGAAAGATCTCCCGCACCGGCAATGAAATCCCCTTCTCCTCTTTTCAAAGGGGAGATAGTTTTCGATGATGTCTGGTTTTCGTATATACCTGGTGAGCCTGTTCTGCAGGGTGTTTCATTTTCGGTTCCCGCAGGAAGTACTCTGGCTATAGTTGGAGAGAGCGGTTCCGGGAAAAGCACAATCATCAATCTTCTGTGCCGGTTTTATCCACTGCAGAAGGGGCGAATCCTTATCGATGGAATAGATATAAATGAACTGCCCATCGAGGAACTCCGTTCGAACATGGCGGCAGTCATGCAGGATGTCTTTTTATTCTCCCGCAGTGTTCAGGAAAATATCACATTGGGGAAGGAGTATGAGCAGTGGAGATTTGAGGAGGTTTCGAAACTGACCCATGCTGATCGTCTTCTCTCCCGTCTGCCCTCCGGACCTAAATTCCAGGTAGCTGAGAGGGGGAGCACCTTTTCAGCCGGAGAGAAGCAGCTTCTGGCCTTTACCCGTGCCCTCTACTTCAATCCCTCTATTCTTATTCTCGATGAGGCGACATCCAATATCGACACCGAGACCGAATTGCTTATTCAGGATGCTATCTCCAGGATAGTCAGGAACAGGACTTCGATAGTGGTTGCTCATCGTCTGTCCACTATCCGCAATGCAGACCGGATACTGCTTTTAAGCGAGGGCAGGATCGCAGAATCCGGAAGCCACACTGAGCTTATCAACCGCAGGGGACTTTATTATGACCTCTGCAGGCTCCAGTTTGAACACCACTGA
- a CDS encoding amidohydrolase family protein — protein MPFRPLISFIYNNNPLYGPLEAFGMGNLWEGFEFELSMENSFHENFLRKRSGSAGCAFACFDFYSRCQPLKITMEPGKIITELYRAWARGEIFDKLEIYWIRSGESDGKEEIYLTQSLYPAKIVSIRFLMPDVKDRDCENLGHMLKLELIYRFTEITFLPGYHHFRLDWNNLLTVGKFNSDQDSFNEFDLSFEKTPTISKEERLARISIHSLGWEHLDEDKRCDSEISQGDRIRLLADVEGVSDGEKIRFELYYRTPDGQTIEFASKSGIIIDGTGTAEWIADTSDILEKEYSIHFEPVVRSKYGGRCEIPLKRPYKGVIVPWFIDCHMHIQSTMCAPEPLISGMPFLKKLRSVPKLPGFIGTPGLIFNKSTTEELGKLSLEKSSEILNDRKLTGLGDPEKRRRLMLVMPMDMDFGHYRGYSGIKIIENTEKGLIIYKSINTSGVECALTEFKKWEQYFMQLAATQKIFLNSGGEIVPFFHYDPRRWNSERWNPVRKIGHWKDPFSFLVQTGNISDLQETIRISRVNGDYLNLAFFCGIGFKMYTALGYKPDDYDKLPGLSSFYGECVKHRIPILCHGSRGGMLTHDWLHYCKKDLRHFNQNTYDNDDIPPSMKNAKDYYYENFISPYAWEQVLQRFPQLHLCLAHFGGEESWGRDRFKFKPDWFSKLCEMMRLYPNFYVDTSYFMFDDLFIGQFAEAVQDEKVRNKILFGTDWYMINFEWSRLGHGSSYRNFFRKTYNKFIDTELLKIDNYFPARALVLNPLRFLNFKEILPKLNTVYKCLTGKEISLMEWVPELPETIEQFKGDK, from the coding sequence ATGCCATTCAGACCATTAATAAGCTTCATATATAACAACAATCCTCTTTATGGGCCATTAGAGGCCTTTGGTATGGGAAATCTGTGGGAAGGCTTTGAATTTGAACTTTCCATGGAGAACAGTTTTCATGAGAATTTTCTGCGGAAAAGATCGGGATCAGCAGGATGTGCTTTTGCCTGCTTTGATTTTTACTCCAGATGTCAACCACTAAAAATCACCATGGAGCCTGGAAAAATTATCACCGAGTTGTATCGGGCATGGGCAAGAGGTGAAATCTTTGATAAACTGGAAATTTACTGGATACGTTCAGGTGAATCAGACGGAAAGGAAGAGATATATCTTACTCAGAGTCTTTATCCTGCAAAGATAGTATCGATACGTTTTTTGATGCCTGATGTTAAAGACAGAGATTGTGAAAATCTTGGACATATGTTGAAGCTTGAGCTAATATACCGCTTCACTGAAATAACATTTTTGCCGGGATACCACCATTTCAGACTTGATTGGAACAATTTACTTACTGTGGGTAAATTCAACAGTGATCAGGATAGTTTTAATGAGTTCGACTTGTCGTTTGAAAAAACCCCGACCATATCAAAAGAAGAACGGCTGGCAAGAATTTCCATTCACAGTCTGGGCTGGGAACATCTCGATGAGGATAAGAGATGCGACAGTGAAATATCACAGGGTGACAGGATTCGGTTGCTCGCGGATGTTGAAGGTGTGAGTGATGGTGAAAAGATCAGATTTGAGTTATACTACCGAACACCAGATGGGCAAACGATTGAGTTCGCAAGCAAATCGGGGATAATAATCGATGGAACAGGGACTGCAGAGTGGATTGCAGACACATCAGATATCCTGGAAAAAGAATACAGTATACACTTTGAGCCTGTGGTTCGCTCCAAATATGGAGGCAGATGCGAGATTCCCCTTAAGAGACCATACAAAGGAGTAATTGTTCCATGGTTTATTGATTGTCACATGCATATACAGAGCACTATGTGTGCGCCGGAGCCTCTTATATCTGGTATGCCATTTCTTAAAAAACTCCGTTCAGTACCTAAACTACCCGGTTTTATCGGTACTCCTGGCCTGATCTTTAACAAATCAACCACAGAGGAACTTGGTAAACTCTCTCTTGAAAAGTCATCCGAGATCTTAAATGACAGAAAACTAACCGGACTGGGTGACCCGGAAAAGAGGAGAAGGCTGATGCTTGTGATGCCTATGGATATGGATTTCGGGCATTACAGAGGATATTCAGGAATTAAAATTATTGAAAATACTGAGAAAGGACTGATAATCTATAAATCGATAAACACAAGTGGAGTTGAATGTGCATTAACGGAATTTAAAAAATGGGAACAATACTTTATGCAATTAGCTGCCACGCAGAAGATATTCCTGAATTCAGGTGGTGAAATAGTTCCGTTTTTCCATTATGATCCAAGAAGATGGAACTCAGAGAGGTGGAATCCAGTTAGAAAAATCGGGCACTGGAAAGATCCGTTTTCTTTTCTGGTTCAAACAGGAAATATCTCTGACCTGCAGGAAACGATCAGGATATCCAGAGTTAATGGTGACTATCTGAACCTGGCGTTTTTTTGCGGTATTGGGTTTAAAATGTATACCGCATTGGGATATAAGCCGGATGATTACGATAAGCTACCAGGACTTAGTTCGTTTTATGGTGAGTGCGTAAAGCATAGAATTCCAATACTTTGTCATGGATCGCGTGGCGGAATGTTGACGCATGATTGGCTTCATTACTGTAAAAAAGATCTAAGACATTTTAATCAGAACACTTATGATAATGATGACATACCGCCATCGATGAAAAATGCTAAAGATTATTATTACGAAAACTTTATCAGTCCTTACGCATGGGAACAGGTGCTTCAGAGATTTCCTCAACTACATCTGTGTCTTGCCCATTTTGGAGGGGAGGAATCATGGGGAAGAGATCGTTTTAAATTCAAGCCTGACTGGTTTTCAAAATTGTGTGAAATGATGCGGCTCTATCCAAATTTTTATGTGGATACCTCTTATTTTATGTTTGACGACTTATTCATAGGTCAATTTGCAGAAGCAGTACAGGATGAGAAGGTAAGGAATAAGATCCTTTTTGGCACCGACTGGTACATGATAAATTTTGAATGGTCGAGATTAGGACATGGGTCCTCATACAGGAATTTTTTCAGGAAAACATACAATAAGTTTATCGATACAGAGCTTTTAAAGATCGACAATTATTTCCCTGCACGTGCTTTAGTCCTTAATCCGCTGAGATTTTTGAACTTTAAAGAGATTCTGCCGAAACTTAATACCGTGTATAAATGTTTAACAGGAAAAGAGATCAGTCTCATGGAGTGGGTGCCTGAATTACCGGAAACAATTGAACAATTCAAGGGTGATAAATGA
- a CDS encoding adenosylhomocysteinase: MAPHVDIWASPSHIVADIELADWGRKEIEVAEKEMPGLMAIRQKYSSGKPLAGVRISGSLHMTIQTAVLIETLVELGAEVRWASCNIFSTQDHAAAAIANTGVNVYAWKGESLDDYWACTFLALSFPGGKGPNQIVDDGGDATLMIHKGYQLEEGDDWVNSKSESQDEESLKKVLRAVYQKDPQYWHKVVKEWNGVSEETTTGVHRLYQMMENGTLLVPAINVNDSVTKSKFDNLYGCRESLADGIKRATDVMIAGKVAVVCGYGDVGKGCAQSMQGFGARVIVTEIDPICALQAAMAGFEVTTIEETLGKADIYITTTGNIDVITAEHMARMKDQAIVCNIGHFDNEIQVSQLESIPGIKKTNIKPQVDKYTFPDGHSIFLLAEGRLVNLGCATGHPSFVMSNSFSNQTLAQLDIRENRGKYKPGVYRLPKKLDEEVARLHLEKIGVKLTKLSNKQAAYIGVPVEGPYKPEHYKY, encoded by the coding sequence ATGGCACCACATGTTGATATCTGGGCGAGTCCATCTCACATTGTAGCGGATATAGAACTTGCTGACTGGGGGCGAAAAGAGATCGAGGTTGCGGAAAAAGAGATGCCGGGTTTGATGGCTATCCGGCAGAAATACTCCAGCGGAAAACCGCTTGCAGGGGTGAGGATCTCCGGATCACTCCATATGACCATACAGACTGCCGTGCTTATCGAGACTCTGGTTGAACTTGGGGCAGAGGTGCGCTGGGCATCATGCAACATCTTCTCCACTCAGGATCATGCTGCCGCAGCAATTGCCAATACCGGTGTCAACGTTTACGCCTGGAAGGGCGAATCTCTTGATGATTACTGGGCCTGCACATTTCTGGCACTCTCATTTCCCGGTGGAAAGGGTCCCAATCAGATAGTCGATGATGGTGGTGATGCCACTCTAATGATTCATAAGGGATACCAGTTGGAAGAGGGTGACGATTGGGTAAACAGCAAATCGGAAAGCCAGGATGAGGAGTCGCTGAAGAAGGTCCTGAGAGCCGTTTACCAGAAAGATCCCCAGTACTGGCACAAAGTGGTGAAAGAGTGGAACGGAGTATCTGAGGAGACCACAACCGGAGTACATCGTCTGTACCAGATGATGGAAAACGGGACACTTCTGGTGCCTGCAATAAATGTCAACGACTCTGTAACCAAGTCAAAATTCGACAACCTTTATGGTTGCAGGGAATCGCTTGCCGACGGGATCAAGCGTGCCACGGATGTCATGATAGCCGGTAAGGTGGCTGTTGTCTGCGGGTATGGTGATGTAGGAAAAGGATGTGCCCAGTCGATGCAGGGTTTCGGAGCAAGAGTAATTGTAACAGAGATCGATCCTATCTGCGCTCTTCAGGCTGCGATGGCCGGTTTTGAGGTGACAACCATAGAGGAAACACTGGGCAAAGCAGATATCTATATTACCACAACCGGAAATATCGACGTTATTACAGCCGAGCACATGGCCCGTATGAAAGATCAGGCCATAGTCTGCAATATCGGGCATTTCGATAACGAGATACAGGTTTCTCAGCTTGAAAGCATTCCAGGTATTAAAAAGACAAATATTAAACCTCAGGTTGACAAGTATACTTTTCCTGACGGCCATTCCATTTTCCTTCTTGCTGAAGGGCGGCTGGTCAATCTTGGCTGTGCCACAGGACATCCCTCGTTTGTGATGTCGAACTCCTTTTCAAACCAGACACTTGCGCAGCTCGATATTCGTGAAAACCGCGGCAAGTACAAGCCCGGAGTTTACAGGCTTCCCAAGAAACTTGACGAGGAAGTAGCACGTCTGCACCTGGAGAAGATCGGAGTCAAGCTGACCAAACTCTCAAACAAACAGGCTGCCTACATCGGAGTACCGGTGGAAGGTCCTTACAAACCAGAGCATTACAAATATTGA
- a CDS encoding glycosyltransferase translates to MSLSIKKIAFIGNYVPRRCGIATFTADLCSAIREQFPEIQCLVIAVSDMPGQYKYPEEVRFEIDEKDISSYQRAAEFININDVDVVCLQHEFGIFGGSAGSHILALLREIKTPVITTLHTILDKPSAEQRKVMEGLSQICSCVVSMTHKGEKLLKEVYGIPQEKIDVIPHGIPNIPFVDPNFYKDVFGVEGKLVLLTFGLISPNKGIEHVLNALPEVISEYPQTMYIVLGATHPNLIRQQGEMYRLNLERQAERNGVQKNVIFYNRYVELDQLKEFIGAADIYITPYLNETQITSGTLSYCFGAGKAVISTPYWHAAELLSDGKGTLVPFGDPKAIAREVINLFKDEVKRHAMRKTAYLLGRDMVWSNVASVYMNTFETARITRGRMSRRLFSAKTLDQQKINLPQFRFDQLIMMNDSTGVLQHAKYTIPDYHEGYCTDDNARALILSVLLEELEIKVPEIERMAVRCIAFVNHAFNPEAGRFRNFLTFSRQWLEDAGSEDSQGRAIWSLGTCVGRTKNEGIQRLAGQLLEKALPAVSTFTSPRAWAFALIGIHEYFRRLNGDRLFNTLRHELTDRLTEIFRKNSSSEWPWCEDIVTYTNAKIPHALILSGRWTDRQDALQIGLKALRWLVEIQTSPEGYFRAVGSNGFYQRNQEKAKFDQQPVEAYSMVSACIEAYRTTGDEYWFNAAKMAFEWFLGRNDLGAMVYNPETGGCRDALHVDRVNMNEGGESTLAFLLSLAEMKLLMQSL, encoded by the coding sequence ATGTCACTTTCTATTAAAAAAATTGCATTCATAGGGAACTATGTACCCCGAAGGTGCGGCATAGCCACATTCACTGCGGATCTCTGTTCCGCTATAAGGGAGCAATTTCCTGAGATTCAGTGTCTTGTAATAGCAGTCAGCGACATGCCGGGACAATACAAATATCCTGAAGAGGTCAGGTTTGAGATCGATGAGAAGGATATTTCCTCGTATCAGCGGGCAGCAGAATTCATAAACATCAATGATGTCGATGTGGTGTGTCTTCAGCATGAGTTCGGGATTTTCGGCGGGAGTGCCGGAAGTCATATTCTTGCACTCTTAAGAGAGATAAAGACGCCGGTTATAACCACACTCCACACCATACTTGACAAGCCAAGTGCAGAGCAGAGAAAGGTGATGGAGGGATTGTCGCAGATCTGCTCCTGTGTGGTATCTATGACCCATAAAGGTGAAAAACTGTTAAAGGAGGTCTACGGCATCCCGCAGGAGAAAATCGATGTCATCCCTCATGGCATACCTAATATCCCATTTGTGGATCCCAATTTCTACAAAGATGTATTCGGAGTGGAAGGTAAGCTGGTGCTGCTGACATTCGGCCTTATCTCCCCCAACAAGGGAATAGAGCATGTTCTGAATGCTTTACCGGAGGTGATAAGTGAATACCCCCAGACGATGTATATCGTGCTGGGGGCAACTCATCCCAATTTGATCAGGCAGCAGGGCGAGATGTACCGTCTGAATCTGGAGAGGCAGGCGGAGAGAAACGGGGTACAGAAAAATGTGATATTTTACAACCGCTATGTTGAGCTGGATCAGCTCAAAGAGTTTATCGGTGCTGCGGATATCTATATCACACCCTATCTCAATGAGACACAGATCACATCCGGAACTCTCTCCTACTGCTTCGGCGCGGGAAAGGCAGTGATTTCGACACCCTACTGGCATGCAGCAGAATTGCTCTCAGATGGTAAGGGGACATTAGTGCCTTTCGGAGACCCAAAGGCGATTGCCAGGGAGGTGATAAATCTTTTCAAGGATGAAGTAAAGCGCCATGCTATGCGGAAAACAGCCTATCTTCTGGGAAGGGATATGGTCTGGAGCAATGTTGCCAGTGTATATATGAATACATTTGAGACGGCACGGATAACCAGAGGGAGGATGTCAAGGCGCCTGTTTTCAGCCAAGACTCTTGACCAGCAGAAGATCAACCTTCCCCAGTTCCGTTTTGATCAATTGATCATGATGAACGACTCTACAGGAGTGCTTCAGCATGCAAAGTACACTATCCCGGATTACCATGAGGGATACTGTACAGATGATAATGCAAGGGCACTTATTCTTTCCGTTCTTTTAGAGGAACTTGAGATAAAGGTGCCGGAGATAGAGCGGATGGCGGTCAGATGTATTGCCTTTGTAAACCATGCATTCAATCCTGAGGCAGGGCGTTTCCGAAACTTCCTCACTTTCAGCCGTCAATGGCTGGAGGATGCCGGATCTGAAGACAGTCAGGGACGGGCGATCTGGTCTCTGGGCACATGTGTGGGCAGGACAAAAAACGAGGGAATACAGCGACTTGCGGGTCAGCTTCTGGAGAAGGCTCTTCCGGCGGTAAGCACCTTTACTTCCCCCCGGGCGTGGGCATTTGCGCTTATCGGAATTCATGAGTATTTTCGCAGGTTAAACGGAGACAGGCTCTTTAACACCCTGCGTCATGAATTGACAGACAGACTTACAGAGATATTCCGGAAAAACAGCAGCAGTGAATGGCCCTGGTGTGAGGACATAGTGACCTACACCAATGCCAAGATTCCTCATGCTCTCATACTGAGCGGTCGCTGGACAGACAGGCAGGATGCGCTTCAGATCGGGTTGAAGGCGTTAAGATGGCTTGTGGAGATTCAGACCAGTCCGGAGGGATATTTCAGGGCTGTGGGCAGCAATGGCTTTTACCAGAGGAATCAGGAGAAGGCCAAGTTTGATCAGCAACCAGTGGAGGCTTATTCCATGGTTTCCGCCTGTATCGAGGCTTATCGTACCACTGGAGATGAGTACTGGTTCAATGCGGCAAAGATGGCTTTTGAGTGGTTTCTTGGAAGAAACGATCTTGGGGCGATGGTTTACAATCCGGAGACCGGCGGATGCAGGGATGCTCTTCATGTGGACAGGGTGAACATGAACGAGGGTGGAGAATCTACACTGGCGTTTTTGCTGTCATTGGCAGAGATGAAGCTATTGATGCAGTCGTTGTGA
- a CDS encoding response regulator — MKRSLPKKKLLVIDDDPAVLFAFRKLFGKSDFQVDTSESFDEAKKFIDKNIYQLIITDLGFSETINEAGIAISQYARKKIPGVKIILWTGMDLSRISEKARQAQIDLCLIKPVSPNLIQSLVENLRCI, encoded by the coding sequence ATGAAAAGATCTCTGCCTAAAAAAAAACTCCTGGTCATCGATGATGACCCGGCGGTACTCTTTGCCTTCCGTAAACTATTTGGTAAATCCGATTTCCAGGTCGATACTTCAGAATCCTTCGATGAAGCCAAAAAATTTATCGATAAAAACATCTACCAACTGATAATCACCGATCTGGGCTTCTCCGAAACCATTAACGAGGCCGGAATCGCTATCTCTCAATATGCCAGAAAAAAAATCCCGGGTGTCAAAATTATTCTCTGGACAGGGATGGATCTCTCCCGAATCTCGGAAAAAGCACGCCAGGCCCAGATAGACCTCTGTCTCATCAAACCCGTATCACCCAACCTGATCCAGAGCCTTGTGGAAAACCTCCGCTGCATCTGA